From a single Nakaseomyces glabratus chromosome F, complete sequence genomic region:
- the SKY1 gene encoding serine/threonine protein kinase SKY1 (CAGL0F03905g~Ortholog(s) have RNA uridylyltransferase activity, protein serine/threonine kinase activity): protein MDSDKGFFHREKVTRSNGKKSNLSLAIQESESRQISGSDAEEAKLVPVPGGMMDLSGSSMKSGHSGGASSGADIDLQDVINNGSLNSAINNNGNSSNSNDNGVCGSTFPTVTARMYNDGGNGEDEDDDDCSSCDERNEESLKDYKPGGYHPAYKGEHYKEGRYVLVRKLGWGHFSTVWLAKDVTTGSHVAMKIVRSDKVYTEAAEDEIKLLQKLTDGQDDQLGAKYTLNLLDNFVHTGPNGRHVVMTFEVLGENLLALIKKYEHRGIPLVYVKQISKQILLGLDYMHRKCGVIHTDIKPENVLMEIGDVEAIVKMVELLDEQKKNLKRLQRSGSVLDHNQSFEFQRTIGHGANHSQTGMNDYTRSNEGTPLQRIPSRKPRRNTIITGSQPLPSPISSSNFNDMKTQLLGTSISNTMLTTNITSTQYPISNTPQRGSSINIHQGPIASSLQSSISNRSIKNNLMSHMSESSTSIANDLNGQQQQLAHSLSSFEISNIDETQDMDGNDTNIIQVKIADLGNACWYDEHYTNSIQTREYRSPEVLLGAPWGCSADIWSTGCLIFELITGDFLFEPNEGHSYTKDDDHIAQIIELLGDFPSYLLNNGRYTRTFFNSRGQLRNISKLKFWPLKDVLREKYKFDKEEAQEIADFLLPMLTLDPRKRCDAGGLANHPWLNDTLGMENVSVPERKLYGNGSDIPGWYNEVPSHQRH, encoded by the coding sequence ATGGATTCTGATAAGGGCTTCTTCCATCGGGAGAAGGTTACGCGGAGTAATGGCAAGAAGTCTAACTTGTCGCTGGCGATACAGGAGTCTGAGTCCCGACAGATCAGTGGTAGCGATGCGGAAGAGGCGAAACTTGTGCCGGTTCCCGGCGGTATGATGGATCTGTCTGGAAGTTCAATGAAGAGTGGTCACAGTGGTGGTGCGTCTTCGGGAGCCGATATCGACTTGCAGGATGTGATAAATAATGGGTCTCTTAACAGTGCGATAAACAACAACGGAAATAGCAGCAATAGCAATGACAACGGTGTGTGTGGATCTACTTTTCCTACAGTCACCGCTAGGATGTATAATGATGGAGGTAACGGGGAGGACgaagatgacgatgatTGCTCCTCTTGTGATGAGAGAAATGAGGAGTCCCTGAAAGATTATAAACCTGGTGGATATCACCCAGCTTACAAAGGTGAACATTATAAGGAGGGAAGATACGTCCTTGTCCGTAAACTTGGTTGGGGGCATTTCTCTACGGTGTGGTTGGCGAAGGATGTCACTACTGGCAGCCATGTAGCAATGAAAATTGTGAGATCAGATAAAGTTTATACAGAAGCAGCTGAGGACGAGATTAAACTGCTACAAAAACTAACAGATGGACAGGATGACCAGCTGGGTGCAAAATATACTTTGAACCTACTAGACAATTTTGTTCATACTGGGCCAAATGGCAGACACGTTGTGATGACGTTCGAAGTTTTGGGGGAAAACTTACTGGCGCTCATAAAGAAATACGAGCATAGAGGTATTCCTCTTGTCTATGTAAAACAGATTTCTAAACAGATCCTTTTAGGATTGGACTATATGCATAGGAAATGTGGCGTTATTCACACAGATATTAAGCCCGAAAATGTTCTCATGGAAATTGGAGATGTTGAGGCCATAGTCAAGATGGTTGAACTTTTGgatgaacaaaaaaagaatttaaaaAGATTGCAAAGAAGTGGTTCTGTGCTTGATCACAACCAAAGTTTTGAATTCCAAAGAACCATAGGTCATGGAGCTAATCATTCACAAACCGGGATGAATGATTATACCCGATCAAATGAAGGCACTCCTTTACAACGCATTCCTAGTCGAAAGCCGAGAAGAAACACTATAATTACGGGCTCCCAGCCATTACCCTCACCTATTAGTTCTTCAAACTTCAATGATATGAAGACTCAATTGTTGGGGACAAGCATCTCAAACACAATGCTAACTACCAATATTACCAGTACACAGTACCCAATAAGCAATACTCCTCAAAGGGGCtcatcaataaatattCATCAGGGACCGATCGCAAGCAGTTTACAGAGCTCTATCTCAAATAGAAGTATTAAAAACAACCTCATGTCACACATGTCAGAGTCAAGTACTTCTATTGCAAACGATCTGAACGgtcaacagcaacagctAGCGCATTCTTTGTCctcttttgaaatttctaATATAGATGAGACACAGGATATGGATGGTAATGACACTAACATTATTCAGGTTAAGATTGCTGATTTGGGTAATGCCTGTTGGTATGATGAGCATTATACCAATTCTATTCAGACCCGTGAATATAGATCTCCAGAAGTGTTATTAGGAGCACCATGGGGATGTAGTGCTGATATTTGGTCAACTGGTTGTTTAATATTCGAATTGATTACTGGTGACTTTTTGTTTGAACCAAATGAAGGACATTCTTATACAAAAGATGACGATCACATAGCACAAATTATTGAACTTTTAGGGGACTTCCCGTCTTATCTGTTGAATAACGGAAGATATACCAGaacatttttcaattcaagAGGTCAATTAAGAaacatttcaaaattgaagTTTTGGCCTTTGAAGGATGTTCTCAGAGAAAAGTACAAATTCGATAAGGAAGAAGCTCAAGAAATTGCCGATTTCTTATTACCTATGCTAACTCTAGACCCGAGAAAAAGATGTGATGCAGGTGGGCTTGCTAATCACCCATGGTTAAATGATACATTGGGTATGGAGAATGTCAGTGTTCCAGAGAGAAAATTATATGGAAATGGATCGGATATTCCGGGTTGGTACAATGAAGTCCCCAGTCATCAGAGACATTAA
- the GUA1 gene encoding GMP synthase (glutamine-hydrolyzing) (CAGL0F03927g~Ortholog(s) have GMP synthase (glutamine-hydrolyzing) activity, role in GMP biosynthetic process and cytosol localization): protein MSSIEQVNEVFDTILVLDFGSQYSHLITRRLREFNIYAEMLPCTQKIADLHFKPKGVIMSGGPYSVYAEDAPHVDHAIFDLGVPILGICYGMQELAWINGKQVARGEKREYGPATLNVLDKEDALFKNVDHSTVWMSHGDKLHGLPTGFKVIATSDNSPYCGIVHESKQIYGIQFHPEVTHSSNGKTLLKNFAVDLCHAKQNWTMKNFIGTEVQRIRDLVGPTAEVIGAVSGGVDSTVASKLMTEAIGDRFHAILVDNGVLRLNEAATVKKTLVDGLGINLTVVDAADEFLDNLKGVTDPEKKRKIIGNTFIHVFEREAEKIKPKDGKAIEFLLQGTLYPDVIESISFKGPSQTIKTHHNVGGLLENMKLKLIEPLRELFKDEVRELGELLGISHELVWRHPFPGPGIAIRVLGEVTREQVEIARKADHIYIEEIRKAGLYDKISQAFACLLPVKSVGVMGDQRTYEQVIALRAIETTDFMTADWYPFEHSFLRKVASRIVNEVDGVARVTYDITSKPPATVEWE, encoded by the coding sequence ATGTCTTCAATTGAACAAGTTAACGAAGTCTTTGACACCATTCTGGTGTTGGATTTCGGTTCTCAGTACTCTCATTTGATCACTAGAAGACTAAGAGAGTTCAACATCTATGCCGAGATGTTGCCATGCACACAGAAGATCGCTGACTTGCACTTCAAGCCAAAGGGTGTTATCATGTCTGGTGGTCCATACTCTGTGTATGCCGAGGATGCCCCACACGTTGACCACGCCATCTTCGACCTAGGTGTTCCTATCCTTGGTATCTGCTACGGTATGCAGGAACTTGCCTGGATCAACGGTAAGCAAGTTGCCCGTGGTGAGAAAAGAGAGTACGGTCCAGCCACTTTGAATGTGTTGGACAAGGAAGACGCTTTGTTCAAGAACGTCGACCACTCTACCGTCTGGATGTCCCACGGTGACAAGTTGCACGGTCTGCCAACCGGTTTCAAAGTCATCGCTACTTCTGACAACTCCCCATACTGTGGTATTGTCCACGAGTCCAAGCAAATCTACGGTATCCAATTCCACCCAGAAGTCACACACTCCAGCAACGGTAAGACtttgttgaagaacttcGCCGTTGACTTGTGTCACGCCAAGCAAAACTGGACCATGAAGAACTTCATCGGTACCGAAGTGCAAAGAATCAGAGACCTAGTCGGCCCAACTGCCGAAGTCATCGGTGCTGTCTCTGGTGGTGTCGACTCCACCGTCGCTTCCAAGTTGATGACTGAGGCCATTGGTGACAGATTCCACGCTATCTTGGTCGACAATGGTGTTCTAAGATTGAACGAAGCCGCCACTGTCAAGAAGACTTTGGTTGATGGTCTAGGTATCAACTTGACCGTTGTTGATGCTGCCGACGAGTTCTTGGACAACTTGAAGGGTGTTACTGACCcagaaaagaagagaaagatcATCGGTAACACTTTCATTCAcgtttttgaaagagaagCTGAAAAGATCAAGCCAAAGGACGGTAAGGCCATCGAGTTCTTGTTGCAAGGTACCCTATACCCAGATGTCATCGAATCAATTTCCTTCAAGGGTCCATCCCAAACCATCAAAACTCACCACAACGTCGGTGGTCTATTGGAAAACATGAAGTTGAAGTTGATCGAACCATTGAGAGAACTGTTCAAAGATGAAGTCAGAGAATTAGGTGAGCTTCTTGGTATCTCTCACGAGCTTGTCTGGAGACACCCATTCCCAGGTCCAGGTATCGCTATCAGAGTTCTAGGTGAAGTCACCAGAGAACAAGTCGAAATTGCCAGAAAAGCTGACCACATAtacattgaagaaatcagAAAGGCTGGTTTGTACGACAAGATCTCTCAAGCCTTTGCTTGTTTACTTCCAGTCAAATCTGTCGGTGTCATGGGTGACCAAAGAACTTACGAACAAGTCATTGCTTTGAGAGCTATCGAAACGACTGACTTCATGACCGCTGATTGGTACCCATTCGAACACAGCTTCTTGAGAAAGGTTGCTTCCAGAATTGTGAACGAGGTCGACGGTGTCGCTAGAGTTACCTACGATATCACTTCAAAGCCACCAGCTACGGTTGAATGGGAATAG
- the TRS130 gene encoding transport protein particle complex II subunit TRS130 (CAGL0F03949g~Ortholog(s) have Rab guanyl-nucleotide exchange factor activity and role in early endosome to Golgi transport, intra-Golgi vesicle-mediated transport, macroautophagy, protein localization by the Cvt pathway, regulation of GTPase activity), with the protein MSVESVEMEHWPVCLSYFDPFDVFGAVQSEFSSIFPLDVVRWKTNDGSVRTIENLPVKLTVEDDQQQSNIKFEEPYIRLIVVTCISVDEYRTKVRPLLHQWLPTVHDSSGPFTMPLILLYANSEVTDTSIFKTMSVMDKLNKDFPDVQALELKSVYKSPAEKTEFWLKLSNKLKAFLIEVFQHRIRILESKLTRQFTENEELEIREQLFKIYAEFRRTEDAKGQLSMIKNLMDKRIKNVETGKLEVPFEMSLSGKESTKQLLSAKNLTKFTLYRSNFLRELMLLQLYDDDISKYTQIYELTKDFIRKIEKEFAADTRLLEFKFDFCKKMLDTIPSTSRSEWLPTINEIKADIYLIKRDAWIHGLMINHGYQLLQKNYSNKTLYSFGLDKEAAESEDAFQKSFALQTKELLALYSQCNGKRQRMADILSLEVGLLHYQRKEYTKAVQLLMSCNEYYTESKWTVIGVNILEIFVDSLTNCVGIETIDFDGESVPVSTILRNSYLNLIKYYNSTSEKKIFWNKFLELKNDDMTELVYPSEDLIDFSVDGNVFLHAPNVYGINVEIKGNGFPDVIDVTQFKITMKNSNNEFNEFIERDFLLEMESKSYCLKSKNITFGEFGIESIELCIGSTTIIKAFEDTTNKVIIEPLFHENNVWFEIRESNELKLGKYELEIADFNFGHTNDLELYLEVGKSEVTQINPVSFDSEIDQATITLDKESLSESKKIKYFFNEQQEQFTLFAKLTYSLQKNPDVIYSISRVIHIDHYLPLSVSVEDIFKKDKFFFKFLLNSSVKEEPVLIFGSELQCFELEHSYELSGPFIPDSPLTITGTGGESCINCFQISTKQTFNNSDIFHLMIKYCTLRDFLKSYVTDAVLLEGDVEFFQKYETWKLYWLSNILSELEFDYNLYEKNMILKLNGQSLDIFKVGVRLKYMKVDPVVRSKFLSCLKRLSEGIDLTEMEINEYMKVFNVKTLTVPVQLPELERFYEVSFARQDCKRHQTPNKVGEPLAFHIKIKNSSDKWGIQRHDKLAYTFEIINNNDWLVHGRKRMILKDDFEEMDIDLIPLRKGYLTLPQIEITSSVGNPVRVDNSNTYDIVLVF; encoded by the coding sequence ATGTCTGTGGAATCGGTAGAGATGGAGCATTGGCCCGTTTGTTTAAGTTATTTTGATCCATTTGATGTTTTTGGTGCGGTGCAGAGCGAGTTTTCTAGTATATTTCCCCTGGATGTAGTACGATGGAAGACAAATGATGGATCTGTTCGAACAATAGAAAACTTGCCAGTGAAATTGACTGTTGAGGATGATCAGCAACAGAGTAATATCAAGTTTGAAGAACCTTATATTAGATTGATTGTTGTGACGTGCATCTCAGTTGATGAGTATAGAACAAAAGTACGGCCTCTACTTCACCAATGGCTGCCGACCGTTCACGATAGCAGTGGCCCTTTTACTATGCCACTAATTCTTCTCTATGCTAATTCAGAAGTCACAGATACTAGCATATTCAAAACAATGTCTGTAATGGATAAGCTGAACAAAGATTTTCCGGACGTTCAAGCTCTGGAATTAAAATCAGTATACAAATCTCCTGCTGAAAAGACAGAATTTTGGTTAAAGCTGAGTAATAAATTGAAAGCATTTCTAATCGAGGTTTTTCAACATAGGATACGTATTTTAGAATCGAAACTAACAAGACAGTTCactgaaaatgaagaactGGAAATACGGGAACaattattcaaaatatatgCCGAGTTTAGGAGGACCGAGGATGCAAAAGGACAATTGTCTATGATTAAGAACCTAATGgataaaagaataaaaaatgtaGAAACTGGGAAATTAGAAGTTCCCTTTGAAATGTCTCTTTCCGGAAAAGAATCTACAAAACAGTTACTGTCCGCTAAAAACCTAACTAAATTCACTTTATATCGATCAAATTTCTTAAGAGAGCTCATGCTATTGCAATTgtatgatgatgatatatCCAAATACACACAGATATATGAGCTAACAAAAGATTTTATTCgtaaaattgaaaaggaaTTTGCAGCTGATACAAGGCTCCTTGAATTCAAATTTGACTTCTGTAAAAAAATGCTGGATACAATTCCATCGACATCCAGATCAGAATGGCTTCCTACTATAAATGAGATTAAGGCTGATATCTATTTGATTAAAAGAGATGCATGGATTCATGGGTTAATGATTAATCATGGCTATCAGTTACTACAAAAGAACTACTCGAATAAGACTCTGTATAGCTTTGGTCTTGACAAAGAGGCCGCAGAGAGTGAAGATGCTTTTCAAAAATCATTTGCCCTTCAAACTAAAGAACTATTGGCATTGTATAGTCAATGTAATGGAAAGAGACAACGGATGGCTGATATTTTATCGTTAGAGGTCGGATTATTGCattatcaaagaaaagagtATACCAAAGCTGTTCAGTTACTAATGTCGTGTAATGAATATTATACAGAGTCAAAATGGACTGTTATCGGCGTCAATATTTTAGAAATATTTGTTGATTCGTTAACTAACTGTGTTGGCATTGAGacaattgattttgatggTGAGAGCGTGCCTGTTTCAACTATACTAAGGAATTCTTATTTAAACcttattaaatattataacAGTACCAGTGagaaaaagatattttggaacaaatttttggaattaAAGAACGATGACATGACTGAGCTAGTGTATCCAAGTGAGGATTTAATTGACTTCTCTGTGGATGGAAATGTTTTTCTGCATGCTCCTAACGTGTACGGGATTAATGTAGAAATTAAAGGGAACGGATTTCCTGATGTAATTGATGTTACACAATTTAAGATTACAATGAAAAATTCCAATAATGAGTTCAACGAATTTATTGAGAGGGATTTCCTGTTAGAAATGGAGTCCAAAAGTTATTgtttgaaatcaaaaaacaTAACATTTGGCGAATTTGGTATTGAATCGATTGAACTATGTATTGGgtcaacaacaataataaaggCATTTGAAGACACAACAAACAAAGTTATTATCGAACCATTGTTTCACGAAAACAATGTGTGGTTTGAGATAAGAGAAAGTAATGAATTAAAACTAGGGAAATACGAGCTTGAAATAGCTGACTTTAATTTTGGCCATACTAATGACTTGGAACTATACTTGGAGGTCGGAAAGTCTGAGGTAACTCAAATTAATCCCGTAAGCTTTGATTCAGAAATTGATCAAGCAACAATCACTTTAGATAAGGAATCTCTTTCCGAAAGtaaaaagatcaaatacTTTTTTAATGAACAGCAGGAGCAGTTTACGCTATTTGCCAAATTGACTTATTCGTTGCAGAAAAACCCAGATGTCATTTATTCTATATCAAGAGTTATCCATATTGACCACTATTTGCCGTTATCAGTATCAGTGGAAgacattttcaaaaaagacaaatttttttttaaatttcttcttaATTCATCTGTTAAGGAAGAACCGGTGTTGATATTCGGTTCAGAATTACAGTGTTTTGAGCTGGAACATTCATATGAATTATCTGGCCCTTTTATTCCTGACTCACCTTTGACCATCACAGGTACAGGAGGTGAAAGCTGCATAAATTGTTTCCAAATTAGTACAAAACAAACTTTTAACAACAGcgatatttttcatttgatgATTAAATATTGTACTTTGAGGGactttttgaaatcttaTGTAACAGACGCTGTCTTATTGGAGGGAGATGTAGAATTCTTCCAAAAATACGAGACTTGGAAGTTGTATTGGCTGTCGAATATTTTGTCAGAACTTGAATTTGATTACAATTTATACGAAAAGAATATGATACTGAAGCTGAATGGCCAGAGTTTGGATATATTTAAAGTTGGTGTACGGTTGAAATACATGAAAGTTGACCCAGTTGTGAGAAGCAAATTTTTGTCCTGTTTGAAAAGGTTATCAGAAGGAATTGACCTAACCGAGATGGAAATTAACGAATACATGAAAGTCTTTAATGTGAAAACTTTAACAGTTCCGGTACAACTCCCAGAGCTTGAAAGATTTTATGAAGTATCATTTGCAAGGCAGGATTGTAAAAGACACCAAACTCCAAATAAGGTAGGTGAACCTTTGGCTTTTCATATTAAGATAAAAAATTCCAGTGACAAATGGGGAATTCAGCGTCACGATAAGTTAGCATACACctttgaaataataaataacaatGACTGGCTGGTACATGGCAGAAAAAGGATGATTTTAAAGgatgattttgaagagATGGATATTGATCTTATCCCACTCCGGAAAGGTTATTTAACATTGCCGCAGATAGAAATAACAAGCTCGGTGGGTAATCCTGTGAGGGTAGACAATAGTAATACATATGATATAGTTTTAGTATTttaa